A segment of the Filifactor alocis ATCC 35896 genome:
AACCGTAAATTAGCTTATGAAATCCAAGATTTCACAGATGGATACTATGTGTTGATTAACTTCAAAGCAGGTGTTGATGTACCGAAAGAAATCGACAGAAATCTTAAAATCAGCGATGCTGTTATCCGTCATATGATTGTAAATATCGAAGACTAATCATTCAAACAGAGAGGAAGGTTTTATATGAATATTGCAGTACTGATAGGAAGACTTACTAGGGATCCGGAGCTTAGATACATTCCATCTACAGGAAAAGCTGTAGCAAATTTTGCAATCGCCGTAGACCGACCGTATACTTCAAAATCCGGAGAACGAATGACAGATTTCTTTAATATCGTTGTTTGGGGAAAACAAGCTGAAAATTGTGCCAATTATCTTGCTAAAGGTAGATTAGTGGGAATCAAAGGTACCATTGAAAACAGAAGTTATGAGAACCAAAACGGAGAAAAACGATATATTACCGAAATCATTGCTGAAAATGTTCAATTCCTTGAATGGGGAGAACGCAATCAAAATAACAGCAGAACAACAGGTGTCCAATCTAATTATCAAGACTAT
Coding sequences within it:
- the rpsF gene encoding 30S ribosomal protein S6, with translation MRNYELIYILKPNLEEDVKEAVLAKVQAIVEEGKAEIEKVDVWGNRKLAYEIQDFTDGYYVLINFKAGVDVPKEIDRNLKISDAVIRHMIVNIED
- a CDS encoding single-stranded DNA-binding protein; translated protein: MNIAVLIGRLTRDPELRYIPSTGKAVANFAIAVDRPYTSKSGERMTDFFNIVVWGKQAENCANYLAKGRLVGIKGTIENRSYENQNGEKRYITEIIAENVQFLEWGERNQNNSRTTGVQSNYQDYQGGAAPVFEPSGYGDTPQSAPNSYEPKGLDAEGYRELEDDDVPF